One genomic window of Streptomyces sp. WP-1 includes the following:
- the radA gene encoding DNA repair protein RadA: MAARTKTTKDRPSYRCTECGWQTAKWLGRCPECQAWGTVEEYGAPAVRTTAPGRVVTSALPIGQVDGRQATARTTGVPELDRVLGGGLVPGAVVLLAGEPGVGKSTLLLDVAAKAASEEHRTLYVTGEESASQVRLRADRINALHDELYLAAETDLSAVLGHLDEVKPSLLILDSVQTVASPEIDGAPGGMAQVREVAGALIRASKERGMSTLLVGHVTKDGAIAGPRLLEHLVDVVLHFEGDRHARLRLVRGVKNRYGATDEVGCFELHDEGITGLADPSGLFLTRRDEPVPGTCLTVTLEGRRPLVAEVQALTVDSQIPSPRRTTSGLETSRVSMMLAVLEQRGRISALGKRDIYSATVGGVKLSEPAADLAIALALASAASDTPLPKNLVAIGEVGLAGEVRRVTGVQRRLAEAHRLGFTHALVPGDPGKTPPGMKVLEVADMGDALRVLPRSRRREAPREPEQRR, translated from the coding sequence ATGGCTGCCCGTACCAAGACCACCAAGGACCGTCCGTCCTACCGCTGCACCGAGTGCGGCTGGCAGACGGCCAAGTGGCTCGGCCGCTGCCCCGAGTGCCAGGCGTGGGGCACGGTCGAGGAGTACGGCGCGCCCGCGGTCCGCACCACGGCCCCCGGCCGGGTCGTCACCTCCGCGCTGCCCATCGGCCAGGTCGACGGCCGGCAGGCCACCGCCCGCACCACCGGGGTGCCCGAGCTGGACCGGGTGCTCGGCGGGGGGCTCGTACCGGGCGCGGTGGTGCTGCTCGCGGGCGAGCCGGGCGTCGGCAAGTCCACCCTGCTGCTGGACGTGGCGGCCAAGGCGGCGAGCGAGGAGCACCGCACCCTCTATGTCACCGGCGAGGAGTCGGCGAGCCAGGTGCGGCTGCGCGCCGACCGCATCAACGCGCTGCACGACGAGCTGTATCTGGCCGCCGAGACCGACCTCTCCGCCGTCCTCGGGCATCTGGACGAGGTGAAGCCCTCCCTGCTGATCCTCGACTCGGTGCAGACGGTCGCCTCCCCGGAGATCGACGGCGCGCCCGGCGGCATGGCCCAGGTCCGCGAGGTGGCCGGGGCGCTGATCCGGGCCTCCAAGGAGCGCGGCATGTCCACGCTGCTGGTCGGCCATGTCACCAAGGACGGCGCGATCGCGGGCCCGCGCCTGCTGGAGCACCTGGTGGACGTCGTGCTGCACTTCGAGGGCGACCGGCACGCCCGGCTCCGCCTGGTCCGCGGCGTGAAGAACCGGTACGGCGCGACGGACGAGGTCGGCTGCTTCGAACTGCACGACGAGGGGATCACCGGTCTCGCCGACCCCAGCGGCCTCTTCCTGACCCGGCGCGACGAACCGGTGCCGGGCACCTGTCTGACCGTGACCCTGGAGGGCCGCCGCCCGCTGGTGGCGGAGGTGCAGGCGCTGACGGTGGACTCCCAGATCCCCTCCCCGCGGCGTACGACGTCGGGGCTGGAGACCTCCCGGGTGTCGATGATGCTGGCCGTGCTCGAACAGCGCGGCCGGATCAGCGCGCTCGGCAAGCGGGACATCTACTCGGCGACGGTCGGCGGTGTGAAGCTGTCCGAGCCCGCCGCCGACCTGGCCATCGCCCTCGCGCTGGCCTCCGCCGCGAGCGACACCCCGCTGCCGAAGAACCTGGTGGCCATCGGCGAGGTGGGGCTCGCGGGCGAGGTGAGACGGGTCACGGGCGTGCAGCGCAGGCTCGCCGAGGCGCACCGGCTCGGCTTCACGCACGCGCTGGTCCCGGGCGATCCGGGGAAGACCCCGCCGGGGATGAAGGTGCTGGAAGTCGCGGACATGGGCGACGCGCTGCGGGTGCTGCCCCGCTCCCGTCGCCGAGAGGCCCCACGGGAGCCGGAGCAGCGCCGGTAG
- the disA gene encoding DNA integrity scanning diadenylate cyclase DisA, giving the protein MAANDRAAAPGKSGGSAGSDGLMRAALSAVAPGTAMRDGLERILRGNTGGLIVLGSDKTVEAMCTGGFVLDVEFAATRLRELCKLDGGIVLSSDLSKILRAGVQLVPDPTIPTEETGTRHRTADRVSKQVGFPVVSVSQSMRLIALYVDGQRRVLEDSAAILSRANQALATLERYKLRLDEVAGTLSALEIEDLVTVRDVSAVAQRLEMVRRIATEIAEYVVELGTDGRLLALQLEELIAGVEPDRELVVRDYVPEPTAKRSRTVEEALSELNALTQAELIEVGTVARALGYTGSPETLDSAVSPRGFRLLAKVPRLPGAIIDRLVEHFGGLQKLLAASVDDLQTVDGVGEARARSVREGLSRLAESSILERYV; this is encoded by the coding sequence GTGGCAGCCAACGACCGGGCAGCAGCTCCCGGAAAGTCCGGTGGGAGTGCCGGTTCCGATGGCCTGATGCGCGCTGCCCTGAGCGCCGTGGCACCCGGTACGGCCATGCGGGACGGCCTGGAGCGCATCCTGCGCGGCAACACCGGCGGCCTGATCGTGCTCGGCTCCGACAAGACCGTCGAGGCGATGTGCACCGGCGGCTTCGTGCTGGACGTGGAGTTCGCCGCGACCCGGCTGCGGGAGCTGTGCAAGCTGGACGGCGGCATCGTGCTGTCCTCGGACCTCTCGAAGATCCTGCGCGCGGGCGTCCAGCTGGTCCCGGACCCGACCATCCCCACCGAGGAGACGGGCACCCGGCACCGGACGGCGGACCGGGTGAGCAAGCAGGTCGGCTTCCCCGTCGTCTCCGTGTCCCAGTCGATGCGGCTGATCGCGCTCTACGTCGACGGTCAGCGCCGCGTCCTGGAGGACTCGGCGGCGATCCTCTCCCGCGCGAACCAGGCGCTGGCCACGCTGGAGCGGTACAAGCTCCGCCTGGACGAGGTGGCGGGCACGCTGTCGGCGCTGGAGATCGAGGACCTGGTGACGGTGCGGGACGTGTCCGCCGTCGCACAGCGTCTGGAGATGGTGCGCCGGATCGCCACCGAGATCGCCGAGTACGTGGTGGAGCTGGGCACCGACGGCCGGCTGCTCGCGCTCCAGCTGGAGGAGCTGATCGCGGGGGTCGAGCCGGACCGGGAGCTGGTCGTACGGGACTATGTGCCCGAGCCGACCGCGAAGCGCTCCCGCACGGTGGAGGAGGCCCTGTCCGAGCTGAACGCGCTCACCCAGGCCGAGCTGATCGAGGTCGGCACGGTGGCGCGGGCGCTGGGCTACACCGGGTCGCCCGAGACCCTGGACTCCGCGGTGTCCCCGCGGGGCTTCCGGCTGCTGGCCAAGGTGCCGCGGCTGCCGGGGGCGATCATCGACCGGCTGGTGGAGCACTTCGGCGGGCTGCAGAAGCTGTTGGCCGCGAGTGTGGACGATCTGCAGACGGTGGACGGTGTGGGCGAGGCGCGGGCGAGGAGCGTGCGGGAGGGACTCTCGCGGCTGGCCGAGTCCTCGATCCTGGAGCGGTACGTCTGA
- a CDS encoding A/G-specific adenine glycosylase produces MTEKIHAPVIAWFDAHARDLPWRRPEAGAWGVMVSEFMLQQTPVNRVLPVYEQWLARWPRPADLAKEAPGEAVRAWGRLGYPRRALRLHGAALAITERHGGDVPTEHAQLLALPGIGEYTAAAVASFAYGQRHPVLDTNVRRVLARAVTGVQYPPNATTAAERRLARELLPEDEGTAARWAAASMELGALVCTAKNEGCARCPIAAQCAWRQAGKPEHQGPPRRGQTYAGTDRQVRGKLLAVLREAHTPVPQARLDRVWHEPVQRARALDGLVTDGLVEPLPGGLYRLPLT; encoded by the coding sequence ATGACCGAGAAAATCCACGCCCCCGTGATCGCCTGGTTCGACGCCCATGCCCGCGACCTCCCCTGGCGCCGCCCGGAGGCGGGCGCGTGGGGCGTGATGGTCAGCGAGTTCATGCTTCAGCAGACCCCGGTCAACCGGGTGCTGCCCGTCTACGAGCAGTGGCTGGCCCGCTGGCCGCGCCCCGCCGACCTGGCGAAGGAGGCGCCCGGCGAGGCGGTGCGCGCCTGGGGCCGGCTCGGCTATCCGCGCCGCGCGCTGCGGCTGCACGGCGCCGCCCTCGCCATAACGGAGCGGCACGGCGGTGACGTACCGACGGAACACGCGCAGCTGCTCGCGCTGCCCGGCATCGGCGAGTACACGGCCGCCGCGGTGGCCTCGTTCGCCTACGGGCAGCGGCACCCGGTGCTGGACACGAATGTGCGACGGGTGCTGGCGCGCGCGGTGACGGGGGTGCAGTACCCGCCGAACGCGACGACCGCGGCCGAGCGGCGCCTGGCCCGGGAGCTGCTGCCCGAGGACGAGGGGACGGCCGCGCGCTGGGCCGCCGCCTCCATGGAGCTGGGCGCGCTGGTGTGCACGGCGAAGAACGAGGGCTGCGCGCGCTGCCCGATCGCCGCGCAGTGCGCCTGGCGGCAGGCGGGCAAGCCGGAGCACCAGGGGCCGCCGCGGCGCGGGCAGACGTACGCCGGTACGGACCGGCAGGTGCGCGGCAAGCTGCTCGCCGTGCTGCGGGAGGCGCACACCCCGGTGCCGCAGGCGCGGCTGGACCGGGTCTGGCACGAGCCGGTGCAGCGGGCCCGCGCGCTGGACGGGCTGGTCACCGACGGGCTGGTGGAGCCGCTGCCCGGCGGTCTGTACCGGCTGCCGTTGACCTGA
- a CDS encoding SigE family RNA polymerase sigma factor, whose product MAQGEVLAFEEYVRTRQDALLRSARRLVPDPVDAQDLLQTALVRTYGRWDGIADKRLADAYLRRVMINTRTEWWRARKLEEVPTEQLPDACVEDSTEQHADRALLMDILKVLAPKQRSVVVLRHWEQMSTEETAAALGMSAGTVKSTLHRALARLREELEARDLDARALEREERERCAA is encoded by the coding sequence ATGGCGCAGGGCGAGGTGCTCGCATTCGAGGAGTACGTCCGCACACGACAGGACGCGCTGCTGCGCAGTGCGCGCCGGCTGGTGCCGGACCCCGTGGACGCGCAGGACCTGCTCCAGACGGCGCTGGTGCGGACCTACGGCCGCTGGGACGGCATCGCCGACAAGCGGCTCGCCGACGCCTACCTGCGCCGGGTCATGATCAACACCCGGACCGAGTGGTGGCGGGCCCGCAAGCTGGAGGAGGTCCCCACCGAGCAGCTGCCGGACGCCTGCGTGGAGGACTCCACCGAGCAGCACGCCGACCGGGCCCTGCTGATGGACATCCTGAAAGTTCTCGCACCCAAGCAGCGCAGTGTCGTGGTGCTGCGACACTGGGAGCAGATGTCCACCGAGGAGACGGCCGCGGCCCTGGGCATGTCGGCCGGTACGGTCAAGAGCACGCTGCACCGGGCGCTCGCCCGGCTCCGTGAGGAGCTGGAGGCCCGCGACCTGGACGCACGGGCGCTGGAGCGTGAGGAGCGGGAGCGTTGCGCGGCCTGA
- the cseB gene encoding two-component system response regulator CseB, which translates to MADQTHVLFVEDDDVIREATQLALERDGFAVTAMPDGLSGLEAFRANRPDIALLDVMVPGLDGVSLCRRIRDESTVPVIMLSARADSIDVVLGLEAGADDYVTKPFDGAVLVARIRAVLRRFGHAGGSAHPEEPASAMQGGTLTFGDLRIDTDGMEVLRDGRPVALTPTEMRLLLEFSSAPGTVLSRDKLLERVWDYGWGGDTRVVDVHVQRLRQKIGQDRIETVRGFGYKLKA; encoded by the coding sequence ATGGCAGACCAGACCCACGTCCTGTTCGTCGAGGACGACGACGTCATCCGCGAGGCCACACAGCTCGCCCTGGAGCGGGACGGCTTCGCGGTCACCGCCATGCCCGACGGGCTCTCGGGCCTGGAGGCGTTCCGGGCGAACCGCCCCGACATCGCCCTGCTCGACGTGATGGTGCCCGGTCTCGACGGGGTCAGCCTGTGCCGCCGGATCCGGGACGAGTCGACCGTGCCGGTGATCATGCTGTCCGCGCGCGCCGACTCCATCGACGTCGTCCTCGGCCTGGAGGCGGGCGCGGACGACTATGTGACCAAGCCGTTCGACGGCGCGGTACTGGTCGCCCGGATCCGGGCGGTGCTGCGCCGCTTCGGGCACGCCGGGGGCTCCGCGCACCCGGAGGAGCCCGCCTCCGCGATGCAGGGCGGCACGCTGACCTTCGGCGATCTGCGGATCGACACCGACGGCATGGAGGTGCTGCGGGACGGCCGGCCGGTGGCCCTCACCCCGACCGAGATGCGGCTGCTGCTGGAGTTCTCCTCCGCGCCCGGGACCGTGCTCTCCCGCGACAAGCTCCTGGAGCGCGTGTGGGACTACGGCTGGGGCGGGGACACCCGCGTGGTCGACGTCCATGTGCAGCGGCTGCGGCAGAAGATCGGCCAGGACCGGATCGAGACGGTCCGCGGCTTCGGCTACAAGCTGAAGGCCTGA
- the cseC gene encoding two-component system sensor histidine kinase CseC, with amino-acid sequence MRGFLRHPVRRMERVGLHTGIRWKLSAAIALVAGLVAIALSLVVHNAARVSMLDNARDLANDRVQLAQRNYELSGRTNFPNIKIDDPGMPPALREKVMAGRRASDVSDRGSGPPDIWAAVPAKDGHVLSLHSHFPDRSMDVMKDLDQALVIGSIAVVLGGSALGVLIGGQLSGRLRKAAAAANQVARGETEVRVREAIGGVVRDETDDLARAVDAMADALRLRLEAERRVTADIAHELRTPVTGLLTAAELLPPGRPTELVLDRAKAMRTLVEDVLEVARLDSASERAELQDIMLGEFVARRVAVKDPDIVVRIVHESEVTTDPRRLERVLFNLLANAARHGRPPIEVSVEGRVIRVRDHGPGFPEALLAEGPSRFRTGSTDRAGQGHGLGLTIAAGQARVLGARLTFRNIRPAGLPPELPAEGAVAVLWLPEHAPTNTGSHPMLPLSGGAG; translated from the coding sequence ATGCGGGGGTTTTTGCGGCACCCGGTCCGGCGCATGGAGCGCGTGGGCCTGCACACCGGCATCCGGTGGAAACTCAGTGCGGCGATCGCGCTGGTCGCCGGTCTCGTGGCGATCGCGCTGAGCCTGGTCGTGCACAACGCGGCCCGGGTGTCGATGCTGGACAACGCGCGCGATCTGGCCAATGACCGGGTCCAACTGGCCCAGCGGAACTACGAGTTGTCCGGGCGGACGAACTTCCCGAACATAAAGATCGACGACCCGGGGATGCCGCCGGCGCTGCGCGAGAAGGTGATGGCCGGGCGCCGGGCGAGCGATGTCTCCGACCGGGGCTCGGGCCCGCCGGACATCTGGGCGGCGGTACCGGCCAAGGACGGGCATGTGCTCTCGCTGCACAGCCACTTCCCGGACCGTTCCATGGACGTGATGAAGGACCTGGACCAGGCCCTGGTCATCGGGTCCATCGCGGTCGTCCTCGGCGGCAGCGCGCTCGGCGTGCTGATCGGCGGCCAGCTGTCCGGCCGGCTGCGCAAGGCCGCGGCCGCGGCGAACCAGGTCGCGCGGGGCGAGACCGAGGTACGGGTGCGGGAGGCCATCGGCGGGGTCGTACGGGACGAGACCGACGATCTCGCGCGGGCGGTGGACGCGATGGCGGACGCGCTGCGGCTGCGTCTGGAGGCCGAGCGGCGGGTCACCGCGGACATCGCGCACGAGCTGCGCACCCCGGTGACGGGGCTGCTGACGGCGGCCGAGCTGCTGCCGCCCGGCCGGCCCACGGAGCTGGTGCTGGACCGGGCCAAGGCGATGCGCACGCTGGTGGAGGACGTGCTGGAGGTGGCCCGTCTGGACAGCGCCTCGGAGCGGGCCGAGCTCCAGGACATCATGCTGGGCGAGTTCGTCGCGCGACGGGTGGCGGTGAAGGATCCGGACATCGTCGTACGGATCGTGCACGAGTCGGAGGTGACGACCGACCCGCGCCGCCTGGAGCGGGTGCTGTTCAATCTGCTCGCCAATGCCGCGCGGCACGGCCGGCCGCCGATCGAGGTGAGCGTCGAGGGCCGGGTGATCCGGGTCCGCGACCACGGTCCCGGCTTCCCCGAGGCGCTGCTCGCGGAGGGCCCGAGCCGGTTCCGCACCGGCAGCACGGACCGCGCGGGGCAGGGCCACGGGCTCGGCCTGACCATCGCCGCGGGCCAGGCGCGCGTGCTCGGCGCGCGCCTCACCTTCCGCAACATCCGCCCCGCGGGTCTGCCGCCGGAACTCCCGGCGGAGGGCGCGGTGGCGGTCCTGTGGCTGCCGGAGCACGCGCCGACGAACACGGGGAGCCATCCGATGCTGCCGTTGTCGGGGGGCGCGGGCTGA
- a CDS encoding MDR family MFS transporter, with protein sequence MADTVESPQEGKKQRSVRVVLLALMIAMMLAMLDNMIVGTAMPTIVGELGGLEHLSWVVTGYTLATAASTPIWGKLGDMYGRKGAFLSSIVIFLIGSALSGMAQNMGELIGFRAVQGLGAGGLMVGVMAIIGDLVPPRERGKYQGMMAAVMALAMIGGPLVGGTITDNWGWRWSFYINLPLGAVALVLVTAVLHLPRKRAKAGIDYLGVALLTIGITSIVLVTTWGGSEYAWTSARIMELIAIGVVALAGFVFWQTKAADPVLPLHIFRSRNFTLMSVIGFITGFVMFGATLFLPLYQQAVQGASATNSGLLLLPMLGAMLVTSMVAGRVTTNTGRYKVFPIVGGALMITGLYLLSLMDTGTSRFTSGVYMAVLGLGMGCLMQITMLVAQNSVEMKDMGVASSSTTLFRTLGSSFGVAIMGALFNNKVKDVMAERAGALGKGITEQSAQLDAKSLAKLPPLAREAYQHAVSAGTHSAFLLGAVIAVLVLVGALFVKEVPLRGGPQAAKPEVAPLVEV encoded by the coding sequence ATGGCGGACACAGTGGAAAGCCCCCAGGAGGGCAAGAAACAGCGGAGCGTGCGCGTCGTACTGCTCGCGCTCATGATCGCGATGATGCTCGCGATGCTCGACAACATGATCGTGGGTACGGCGATGCCCACCATCGTCGGCGAGCTGGGCGGCCTAGAGCACCTGTCCTGGGTGGTCACCGGCTACACCCTGGCCACCGCGGCCTCCACCCCGATCTGGGGCAAGCTCGGCGACATGTACGGGCGCAAGGGCGCCTTCCTCAGCTCGATCGTGATCTTCCTGATCGGCTCCGCGCTCAGCGGCATGGCCCAGAACATGGGCGAGCTGATCGGCTTCCGCGCCGTGCAGGGCCTCGGCGCCGGCGGTCTGATGGTCGGCGTCATGGCGATCATCGGTGACCTCGTGCCGCCGCGGGAGCGGGGCAAGTACCAGGGCATGATGGCCGCCGTGATGGCGCTGGCGATGATCGGCGGTCCGCTGGTCGGCGGCACCATCACCGACAACTGGGGCTGGCGCTGGTCCTTCTACATCAACCTGCCGCTCGGCGCGGTCGCGCTGGTCCTGGTCACCGCGGTGCTGCACCTGCCGCGCAAGCGGGCCAAGGCGGGCATCGACTACCTCGGGGTCGCGCTGCTGACCATCGGCATCACCTCGATCGTGCTGGTCACCACCTGGGGCGGCAGCGAGTACGCCTGGACGTCCGCGCGGATCATGGAGCTCATCGCCATCGGCGTGGTCGCGCTGGCCGGGTTCGTGTTCTGGCAGACGAAGGCCGCCGACCCGGTGCTGCCGCTGCACATCTTCCGCAGCCGCAACTTCACCCTGATGTCCGTGATCGGCTTCATCACCGGCTTCGTGATGTTCGGCGCGACGCTGTTCCTGCCGCTGTACCAGCAGGCGGTGCAGGGCGCGTCGGCGACCAACTCCGGTCTGCTGCTACTGCCGATGCTCGGCGCGATGCTGGTGACGTCGATGGTCGCGGGCCGCGTCACCACCAACACCGGCCGCTACAAGGTGTTCCCGATCGTCGGCGGCGCGCTGATGATCACGGGTCTGTACCTGCTGTCGCTGATGGACACCGGTACGAGCCGCTTCACCTCCGGCGTCTACATGGCCGTCCTCGGCCTCGGCATGGGCTGCCTGATGCAGATCACCATGCTGGTGGCGCAGAACAGCGTGGAGATGAAGGACATGGGCGTCGCGTCCTCGTCCACGACGCTGTTCCGTACGCTCGGCTCCTCGTTCGGTGTCGCCATCATGGGCGCGCTGTTCAACAACAAGGTCAAGGACGTCATGGCCGAGCGGGCCGGTGCGCTGGGCAAGGGCATCACCGAGCAGTCCGCCCAGCTGGACGCCAAGAGCCTGGCGAAGCTGCCGCCGCTGGCCCGTGAGGCCTACCAGCACGCGGTCTCCGCCGGTACGCACTCCGCGTTCCTCCTGGGCGCCGTGATCGCCGTCCTGGTGCTCGTCGGCGCGCTCTTCGTCAAGGAGGTCCCGCTGCGGGGCGGCCCGCAGGCGGCGAAGCCGGAGGTCGCACCGCTGGTCGAGGTCTGA
- a CDS encoding TetR/AcrR family transcriptional regulator — protein sequence MGVTMDGTKQQRRGNTRQRIQDVALELFAEQGYEKTSLREIAERLDVTKAALYYHFKTKEEIIVSLFEDLTQPIAGLIEWGRGQPHTLETKQEILRRYSEALSHAEPLFRFMQENQATVRELRIGETFKDRMHDLRDILMDPDAELVDQVRSLSAMFTLHAGMFVMQDLVGDVEKRRQAVLEVALDLVTQAHQHAHADD from the coding sequence ATGGGCGTCACCATGGACGGCACCAAGCAGCAGCGCCGCGGCAACACCCGCCAGCGCATCCAGGACGTCGCGCTCGAACTCTTCGCCGAGCAGGGCTACGAGAAGACCTCGCTGCGCGAGATCGCCGAGCGCCTCGACGTCACCAAGGCGGCCCTGTACTACCACTTCAAGACCAAGGAAGAGATCATCGTCAGCCTCTTCGAGGACCTGACGCAGCCGATCGCCGGCCTGATCGAGTGGGGTCGCGGCCAGCCGCACACCCTGGAGACGAAGCAGGAGATCCTGCGGCGCTACAGCGAGGCGCTCTCGCACGCGGAGCCGCTCTTCCGCTTCATGCAGGAGAACCAGGCGACGGTGCGGGAGCTGCGCATCGGCGAGACCTTCAAGGACCGCATGCACGACCTGCGGGACATACTGATGGACCCGGACGCCGAGCTGGTCGACCAGGTGCGCTCGCTCAGCGCGATGTTCACGCTGCACGCCGGGATGTTCGTGATGCAGGACCTGGTGGGCGACGTGGAGAAGCGCCGCCAGGCCGTGCTGGAGGTCGCCCTGGACCTGGTCACCCAGGCCCACCAGCACGCCCACGCGGACGACTGA
- a CDS encoding M23 family metallopeptidase: MSKRFTFRATRTSSLRTRAAFLAAGVAVPVVLGAGVASAAPSAASWVDPVKKYSLSAGFNQSGAHWVAKHSGQDFAVSTGTEVFAVHGGTVVKAGPNGAGDGPAYGNAIVIKHENGVYSQYAHLSRVDVKIGQKVKTGQHIALSGSTGNSTGPHLHFEIRTTPNYGSALNPVPFLKSKGVRV, encoded by the coding sequence ATGTCCAAGCGCTTCACGTTCCGTGCCACCCGTACGTCCTCGCTCCGTACCCGCGCCGCCTTCCTGGCCGCCGGTGTCGCTGTCCCGGTCGTGCTGGGCGCCGGAGTCGCGAGCGCCGCTCCGTCGGCGGCCTCCTGGGTCGACCCGGTGAAGAAGTACTCGCTCTCCGCGGGCTTCAACCAGTCCGGCGCCCACTGGGTCGCCAAGCACAGCGGCCAGGACTTCGCCGTGTCCACCGGCACCGAGGTCTTCGCCGTGCACGGCGGCACCGTCGTCAAGGCCGGCCCGAACGGCGCCGGTGACGGTCCCGCGTACGGCAACGCCATCGTGATCAAGCACGAGAACGGCGTCTACTCCCAGTACGCGCACCTGTCCCGCGTCGACGTCAAGATCGGCCAGAAGGTGAAGACCGGCCAGCACATCGCCCTGTCCGGCTCCACCGGCAACTCCACGGGTCCCCACCTGCACTTCGAGATCCGTACGACCCCGAACTACGGCTCCGCCCTCAACCCGGTGCCCTTCCTGAAGAGCAAGGGCGTCCGCGTCTGA
- a CDS encoding HAD family acid phosphatase codes for MTSPLARRLTVTAVSVAALAAVAAPARAADATAAPATTAAASATTGKVDFATWQNDCQTVMDQALPYLEQRIAAAKPGEKQAIVFDIDNTTLDTDLGFAVPQKADKPVLDVARYAQNHGVALFFVTARPGIIEAPTKWNLEYDGYQVSGIYVRGLFDLFKNVADYKTAQRVAIENKGYDIIANIGNSPTDLSGGHADQTFKLPDYNGQLS; via the coding sequence ATGACCAGCCCCCTGGCGCGCCGCCTCACCGTGACCGCCGTCTCCGTGGCCGCGCTGGCCGCCGTGGCCGCCCCGGCCCGAGCGGCGGACGCCACCGCGGCCCCGGCCACCACCGCGGCCGCGAGCGCCACGACCGGCAAGGTCGACTTCGCCACCTGGCAGAACGACTGCCAGACGGTCATGGACCAGGCCCTGCCGTACCTGGAGCAGCGCATCGCCGCCGCGAAGCCGGGCGAGAAGCAGGCCATCGTCTTCGACATCGACAACACCACGCTGGACACCGACCTGGGCTTCGCGGTCCCCCAGAAGGCCGACAAGCCGGTGTTGGACGTCGCCCGGTACGCCCAGAACCACGGCGTCGCCCTCTTCTTCGTGACCGCCCGCCCGGGCATCATCGAGGCGCCCACGAAGTGGAACCTGGAGTACGACGGCTACCAGGTCTCCGGCATCTACGTGCGCGGCCTGTTCGACCTCTTCAAGAACGTCGCCGACTACAAGACGGCCCAGCGCGTCGCCATCGAGAACAAGGGCTACGACATCATCGCCAACATCGGCAACAGCCCCACCGACCTGTCCGGCGGCCACGCCGACCAGACCTTCAAGCTGCCGGACTACAACGGCCAGCTCTCTTAG